The genomic interval CTGGGTGGGTGTTGGTTGATTTCACAAACCAGAGTGAGGCATTTCCTGTGTATGTCCCCACAGCAAACAGCGACATAACAAGCTCTGGAGATCTCATTCAGATAGCGACCTCTCAGACCACCACGAACCTATCTGCAAACCAGGGCTAGAACTCAACAAGAAGGAGATCACCACCTCAGCAGACCAGATTGCCGAGGTGAAGACCATGGAGAGTCACCCACCCATACCTCCCGTCTTTGTGGAACATGTTGTCCCACAAGATGAAAATCAGAAGGGCCTGTGTACCAAAGAAAGAATGATCTGCTTGGAGTTTACTTCTAGGGAATTTCATGCCGGACAGATTGAAGATGAATTAAACCTAAATGACATCAATGGATGCTCATCAGGGTGTTGTCTCAATGAATCAAAATTCCCTCTTGACAACTGCCATGCATCCAAAGCCTTAATCCAACCTGGACAGGCCCCAGAAATTGCCAACAAGTTCCCAGACTTAACAGTGGAAGATCTGGAGACAGATGCGCTGAAAACAGATGTGAACGTCCACTTACTGCCTCTGGAAGAATTGACATCTCGCCTGAAAGACCTTCCCATGTCCCCTGATCCTGAATCACCGAGCCCCCAACCCACTTGCCAGGCTGAAGTCTCAGATTTCAGTACAGATCGCATTGATTTTTTTAGCGCCCTAGAGAAGTTTGTAGAGCTTTCCCAAGAAACCCGGTCTCGATCTTTTTCTCACTCAAGGATGGAAGAACtgggtggaggaaggggtgagACCTGTCGACTTTCAGTGGTAGAAGTAACCCCTTCTGAAGTGACAGCTGACGACCAGAGAAGCAGCTCTTTGAGTAATACTCCCCATGCATCTGAAGAATCTTCAATAGATGAGGAACAGTCAAAGGTAAAAACTGTCTTTATAGTTTTCTACCTAATGAAGTTCTCTTTGAAGATAAAATAGTTGGGAGTCTGCTCTGTTCATTGTATTTTTGATGTTGCTAAAGATTTAGGAAGGCAGTACGGGAGAGACTCTATAGCCGAgactttccttaaaaatttaggattaaaaattttttttaatccattgccTTTTGAGAAActtatctttccagatttttgGTGTTTTTAGAAGCACTTCTGAGAGGGGATGTGGGAAGAAGGGATTAGTCAGAATGAATGTCTTGCCTGCACAAGGAGAGGTCCCTTCCCTGATCCTCTGCAGTTCAGACCAGATCTCACCAATAATGAAGTGTCTGGGATAATGAGTAAGGCCTTTTTGTGGAGATGGatttgtttgggaaattctttctgtctcagaaaatgCAAAGACTAGACATGTGTGAATAGTTGTTAGAGTAGGAACCAATGCTGAGTTCTTGATGATGATGTTATTAATAATGTTTCTGGATTGTTCCTCATCTCAGACCCTGTAGTATCCAAGACTTGGGGGATGGTTTGAGGAAATGATTGAGAGCAGACAGAATCCCTGGATTCTTCTCTGTAGCATATGAACTCTTAGGAGCCCAGGGAAAGAATTACTGTGTGTCATCAATGCTAAAACTCACACTTATTCTCATTTTGACACTTCTGAAATTGGGATGCATCTTAAAAACAATAATGGTATCTTAGATCAATATAATACAGTAGTTGGGAAGTAAATGATGACAGATTTACTCTCACCTGCCAAATTTCACTTAATGGTTTCAGTGGGAGTGACTACATTTTGATATCTCCTGATATCTATCTACTTATATTTACCACCTTGTCCGTTACTCATCTTTTCTCTGTCTCAGCTATCCCAGGACATTCATTGCCTCTGCTGCTGTCTTCTCTCTACTGGGAAATCAGAATGCTTGAGCTCTCCTTTGGACCAGTGGGTGTAGCAGCTCCGACAGAAATAGCTTTTCTGCAAAGTCCCTAGTCATATGAGCACTCTCCACAGCCCATGCACACACTGGGCTCACTGTGGCTTCTCTCCCAGTCTTGGCTAGTTTACCTCTGCCTAATGTCCCAGGAGATTTCTCCCAAAGGCATAACTGACCTTGTTAGTTTGTACTAGTTCTGACTTTCTCTTGAAGGAGAAAGACCAAAACAATTCGTACGGAAATATTATATGTTGAAGgcttataaaaatgttaacaaagcaGATTGATGGCTATCATGATGCCACTTTAAGAGATGTCCAATGGCCATTTCCAGATTTTGAAATCCTTatcttcccgccccccccccccaccgtagGACTTGATTTTGTGTTGGCCagttttcttttgccttgttCTAAATCCATCTAGGAATTGTAACTGGTAGAACAGTAAAATGTCAGAGAGTCACAGTTTCTAAGTTGCTCAGGCATATGGCTGCATAAGCCAAGTAAACCTCTCCCAGAAGGAGCCATGTCAAACTTGGAAATTGTGTGATCAGGTACAGAGTGCCCTCATGTGCTGGAATGCTACTGCCAGGAGGTGCAGGGGGAGGATCAGGAGGAAAGCTGGCAggacagaggagagaagggagcagtGAGTCTCCAAATCAGGCATTAGATGATAACCTCATCCATCTCGCCCTATCACTGGGCATGTTGAAGGTGGCCACTGAGCCCTTGAATggaattccttttcttaaataagGTTAGAATCAAAGTggaagttgaggggcgcctgggtgggtcagtcggttaagtgtctgacttcggcttaggtcatgatctcatggtgcatgagttcaagccccgtgttgggctctgtgctgacagctcagagcctggagcctgcttcagattctgtgtcttcctctctgccctcccccgcgcTCGCTAGCTCGtgctctctataaataaataaataaataaataaataaataaataaataaataataaattaattaattcagattctgtgtcttcctctctgccctcccccgctagctcgtgctctctctaaataaataaataaataaataaataaataaataaatatccaactGGAAGTTGATaggccagaaaagaaaaatctcatctATCCCAATATGGCCTAAATCCTGAACGCTAATAATCTTAGGAAAGTAAGGATTATAGGAACCTCCAAGGCTATCTGCTATTCATTTTTGGAACAAGATATTGGGTCAGAATTCTGTTTGAGTAAACAGAACAAAAGTTTAGTAGGCAGTGATTCAACCTGTAACTAATTTTGTATCTCTGCCTTTAAtgaatctggtttttttttgtatgacAAAACAGATGGCCAGAGGACAGTCCCAGGCACTCTGTGATTTGTGTCCTCATAGCCAGAAGGTTCTCCTGGATTAGAAGATTAATAAGTACAACATCTGGCATTTTTAATTAGACTGCACTTTGCCATAACCATCTCACTGTTTCTCCCTAGGCAATCTCAGAGCTGGTCAGCCCAGATATCTTCATGCAATCTCACTCAGAAAATGCAATTTCAGTCAAAGAAATCGTCACTGAGATCGAATCCATCAGTCAAGGAGTTGGACAGATTCAACTGAAAGGAGACATCCTATCCAACCCATGCCATACACCAAAGAAGCACACCATCCATGAGCTGCCCCTGGAGAGGGCCCAGGCCCTAGAGAACAAACCTGGAAATCTGGAGCAGAATGAAGGTTCCTACACAGCCCAGCCTGAACTAGCCAAAGACTCAGGGAAGTGGGACCTAGAAGGCTGCCTGACTACACACTCATTCACCACAGAGTTGGAAGAAGAAGAACCAGCTGAGGAGGAACAAGAACTCTGGGGCCCAGGGATGCACCCGGGTGCCAAGTGGTGCCCTGGGTCTGTGAGGCGAGCCACCTTGGAGTTTGAAGAACGCTTGCGACAGGAGCAAGAGCACCATGGTGCTGTCCCTGGTTGTACCTCATTGTCCATCCGCAAGAATTCCAAGAATGAGTCTTCTGTGGCAGACCTAGCACCAAAAGGGAAGAGTGATGAAGCTACCCTAGAACATTCTTTTGTCCCCAAGGAACCAGAGATTAACAAGGGCAAAGGGAAATGCAGTGGGTCTGAGGCTGGCCTGCTGCCCCATTCCGAGCAAAATGCCATTGTTCCAGCACTAGAGCCGCTGGAGTTTCAAGAGTACCCAGGGTCAGATATTAGAACAAAGCTGGAAGGAGTCCTGAAGGATCCGAGGACTGTGGTTTCATGCCAGGGATCTGAGACACAGTCggtccctctttcccttcccaagaAGATCGAAATCATTATGTCACCCAGTCACACTGGGCAAGGGGGTGAAAGAGCCACCAGCGAAAAGAGTGGGGAGCAAGGACTGAGGAGCGTGAAAAGGGAGAATTCCATCACCGTCCTCTGTACACTGGATGAAAATCTGAACAGGACTCTGGGCCCCGACCAGCCTGCTCTGCACCCCACACTGCTACCTCTGCCTCATTCTTCATCTCCTGAGCACGACAGTCCCACCAACCTGACCTCTACCCTGAGCAGCCCTGAAGACTGGGACAACAGCCTGTCAGTGGCACTGGAGACAGGAACACCTTTTGTCAGTCACACAACCCATGTACCGTCTGCCAACTTGGATTACGCACATTCCCGGGCCGTAGTTCACCTGGAAGGCTTCACAGAGCAAAGCAGCACCACAGACAACGAGCCCTCTTTGGAGCAGGGCGGCTGGGAAGAAGGTCTGGACGGTGCACTCTCCAGTGGCAGTGAAGTGCCATATGAGGGCTCTCTGTTAAGGAGTGAAGACTTAAGCAAACTTGGTGATAATATTGGGGAGTTACAAGAAAAACTGGACCCATTACCTGCAGCCTGTCAACCCCCACATAGCTCTAGTAGTGACAGTATGAAGAGTGTCAGCCATAGCCTCAGTGTGGTGAAAGAGCGCACTAAAGACATCGAGTCCCGAGCGATCTGCCAGGCAGGACTCACCAAAACAGCCCAAATGCGGCATTCAGCTTCCCTTGCCAAGTTAGGTTACTTGGACCTCTGTAAAGACTGTTTATCAGATAGAGAGCCTGTCTCCTCCGAGCCCTCTCATCTCAAACTGCTTCAGCCCTTCATCAGAACAGACTCAGGCATGCATGCCATGGAGCCCCAGGAGTCCTCAGAAAACCCAGATGCCCCCCAGAACCTAGAGCCCACCAAGTATTTTATAGAGCAACTCAAAACAACAGAGTGTATCGCTCAGAGCAAGCCAGTGGAGAAGCCTATCGTACAGTATGCCAAAGAATTTGGTTACGGTCAGCAGTGTTTGCTCCCCAGGGCAGAACCCAAATTGACTAGTTCTGAAGGAGGCCTTCCTTTGCTACAACCCCAGGGACTTCAGCGTGCAGGCCCGGCTCCCGGGCTGGCTGTGGCGCCCCGTCAGCAGCACGGCAGAACTCACCCCCTTAGGAGACtgaaaaaagcaaatgataaaaaACGGACAACCAACCCCTTCTATAATACCATGTGATTCTGAGCCTACACATGTGACTTTCTAAAAGAAATGTTTGTAAAAGGGGCAGGTGTAATATGTAAAGAACATGCACTTTATtggttaattttataatattttggtcATTTTACTGTTCCTGGCGCATGCAGGGTTagggtttttttctctgtgtatgtgtgcgtgaGAGATTGATTTGGACAGCAAgaccattttatcatttttttatttttcgaAAAATCAAACctcaaaaatactcattttcaaaGAGCACCTTTATCAAAGGCAAATTGCTGTTTTTCAATCAGCTCCCATCAGCTCCTCATTTTTGCCCTCTGAGAAAAAGCactcttgcttgcttgcttgcttgcttgcttgcttgcagAAGGAAGcagatggggagggtggggaggaagctgggAATTGGAAATGCTCCTCTTCCCCTGGGCCTGTGTGATGATGGTTTGGTCTTCAGACCCAAAGCCTGAGATTGGGCCGAAGGGCAGCCACAAGTCTCTGAGCCTTGGGCCCCCGCCCACCAGGAATTCCCCAAGTTGGCAAATTCCGCTGTGCTTTCGAAGGGGTCTTCCAGAATCCACTTCTTCTGGTATTCCAGAGTATATCATCACAGAAAGGCACAATAGTGGCTGGCTTTGTAAACTTAGCAAGCAAatagggttttttccccccaaacacaTAATTTTTAAGTTCAAAGTGAACCCCAAATGAAACCCGAGGGGTCCTGTGTAGAGGAATGCATACGAGAAGAAGGAGGCGCAGTCTGGAGAGGCTGGGTCAGTGGGCTCCACGTAGGTGGTCATCCTGGCCCTCCCTGCCAGGAAATGTAAGATCCTTTCAACCAAAACGTAATAGGGACAGGTTTGAAAAACAGCAATTGAAAGTCAGTGTGTTCttgtaaaatgaatacattacATAGGGTTTTAACACTTCCATTACTTGAATAATTCTGTGGGCCTTCTGAGTTTAATGGCCATATTTTCCAGTTTACTTTCCTCCTTCATGCTGTTTCTTcaatgctgcctttttttttttaatttcatagatGATATTTGAATTGTTACATTACCTATGTATAACCTCCATTGAATGCAAAGTTTTCTTACCAATGTTATCACTGTTAACACTTGAcatgggttgttgttttttttattttcctgaaagatTTGTCATTTCTCTAGCTTATACACAGTATTTATGTACATAATGTTGTCACTTTCTTacagtgttttgttgttgatgtCGTAGGAtctttttgatttattctttttaaaaagaagtaaagctgCAACTGGAGAAAACACACAGCACAGAAATAAAACTGATGGGTGTTGGTAGGAATCTGCAGAATATGTTGATGGtggttttaattgtttaaatggAGACTTCTAATCGCCAGCTCCTGCCAAATTATGTGTTAGTAACTTCCTCCTCAGAGAAACCCCTAAAGGCTCCCATTAGATCACAGTTTGACTGAAGTCTGATTTCTCTTTGAGACTGAAATCCCAGGGTAGGTTGTTTGCCAGTAGCTGAACCACAGCCAAGGAGTCTGTGAGTGTTACTGCTGGCCCAGGGTGGAAGCTTCTCATGTGGATTGGGCTGAAAGGTTgtggggagcccccccccccactccccgccaaGGGCAGGCACCCATTATGACTCCATTTAGGATGCTGTTGCTTTGCTGCTATTGTGGAGATCCTTAACACAGGAGCACTTGCCATAAACAAGCTTATTTCAGCTGCTTACAAGAAGCATTTAGCCTGGAATGAAACACCCTCTGCAGCTCATCAGAACTGAAGAGGTTTGCACATTGCTTCTGTTGGCTCTGGTTGATGTCCACCTTGCTGAGAGATTGACCAAGTACAGAGttgagttttggttttttggttcaTCACAGCACTGAGAGGAAAAGGTGGATACCTAGACTGTCAAGGGAATGTCAGAGGCTGGAGTTTGGTGGGGGCAGGTAGCAGGGTGACCTGCTACAGAGAGGTGGACTGAGGCTATTCACAGATGCTCCAGGGGAGCTGTGAATCCAGTCGCTGTGTGGAAGCCATGGTTGGGTCTGACATCGCTGCCAGGAGGTGGATTGGACAGAAGCCTCCCGCTCTAGTGTCTTTATGATGTAGTAATTTTGTGTACCTGTGCTGTCCCTAAATAGTTTCCTTACATGTTCACATGTATCATCCACATGGCTTTGTGGTTCCTGGATATTTAATATGTTATGAAGTGTTTTTTTAGGTGGTATGTACCAGTGTGAGGAGGCTTGCAAGACAGGGTTATGAATTTCCAGGGCTCATCCATCTAAACGGCCCTGTCTTGTTGAGGCACTTCCACCACCGCCATTATtgatggagaaaagacagaaagttgTGGTGGGGTGAGAGGTGAAGAGAGTGGTGCCCGCTCATTAACCCTTTGAAATGGTGACATCCCTCACATTAAGTACAAGCAGGATCAACAGTATTGCACTGTTCTCTCTACTCCCCTGCAGTCGTGTCGAACGCTCACTATCCCTGCATTAAGTAAGAACAAAGATGGGGAAGAGATCCTCTAATGCTGTGAAGATGactttttagaaaaggaaaaggaaatagtcttgctctgccttccttttttttttttttttaatcatttaatttacCTGCTTAAATAAACATCTTCTACACAGGGCCTGTAATTCAACCTTGCCATGGGGTTTTGCCAGCCCTCTCAAAACTCCCACAACTGAGTGTTCTTGTGTTATTTGCATAGCTGAGCGAGGTCCAGGGGAAGTACATGATGAGCACTCTCAAGGACTTCTCGGACTTTCTTGTCTTCAAACTTTCTGATAGTCTTGGGAGgcctatttctcttttccattcatgGAAAACTCAGACCTGGAACAGCAGGTCTAGTAGATGGACAGGAGTAGGAAAAGTCTTGACCTCTTGCtctctttattttgaaagccACCATAGTCTGGCTCTCAAGTTACTCTGGAGGAGAGAGTaagtgtgtatgtgcgtgcacacgtgcaaatataaaataacattttggtGCAGAGGGTAAAAGCCCCAGGAGCACACTTTAGAGCTGTAATCTGGAGGGTTACCTGGTCAGTAGGAAGGAGAGAAACCCCAACCCGTTCTGGATTTTAGAAACACTTAGGAGTGGTATATACTATAGTAGAACTATAGTACTGTAGTGGAGTAATCATCATCTCATTTTGGTTGCCTTTCAGATTCTTAATGTTTGGGATCATTCTTAGCATCCCGGGCTCTTCAGGCTCTTTAGCATTTTCCTGATTCTATACCTTTATCCCAATTCTTTCTCATTTGGGGAACTACCAAGCACTCCAAGGACAGCCTGAGGAAGGCAGCCCAGGCTCTGAGGTCCCCTCCTACTGAAAGGCCCCAGACAGTTACTTTTGGATAGACCTGAAGTTTCTGAGACATAGCAGCTCACAGAAATCTTCACCCGTTCCATCTGAGGATTTCAGTTTAAAGTGATCTAAGCATGTTTGGTAAAGGTGTTTTTGTgggagttgttttcttttaagaaagcaTTATGCAAAGAGGGTTACTTTTAAGggcattgaaaattttttaaataaagccattCTTTGGCTCTTTTTGACAACTATTTGTGGATACTTTGTTTACATTGTGATAATTAAAACATGCATCATCTTGATAGCCACTCAGTATCCTCCTCCAGGCACCCAGCCCTGGCTGTCCTGTGAGTCCTCACACAAAGCAAGGCCAGAGTGGTCAGCCCACTGGTTGGTACATGGGGAGGACCTGGAGCTAATTTTTCAATCTGTGTCCCACACTCCTGTTTAACACTCTGTATGGAAATCGTCATTTCCTCAGTCAGTGATGGTGTGTCTTTCAGTGATGGTTATAACAGTGAATGGCTAGTGTCATTTTTGTCCAGTTTtgttatgcctttttttttttttttttttttttttgatggtagGTGAAATTGTAGCTCTTTCAGCACCAGTCCAACTTGAAAGTATCTTGGACCTTGTTTTCCCTTCCAGACTAAAAGGTCAAGGCATGTATTAGGCATAAATGTATTTGCTGCCTCAACTCCTCTAACACCCACTTTAGGAAAAGCCTGCCGCCAAAGCAGGAAGCTGCACACTCCTAACCCTGTCCCAGGGCTTTGGGGTTCCTTGATGCCATGGAGAGCTATTGCAAGGTGCTTCTGTACTTTTCCAGCCTGGAAGTGGTGGGTGACCGGGCCTGGCTCCTgctatgaaaagaaaaccagcctCACTTTCTCAGTGCCCCAGAGATCTAGGACAGGATTTCTAAACTGGAATCATCCCTCATTGGCTTCAAGATGCCTCAGAGGGTATATGACCAGCTGCCATCTGTGTCCTCACAGCGACACTGGTGGCAGTGTCCTCTACACATGCAGAGCTAATACCCAGGGCTTACTTCAAGCTGATGACCCAACCTGGAAACTGGGTAACTGGCCCTGAAATGATTCTCAATCAACAGGCCCACAGggaattgtttggtttttatgttttattggaTTTTGGTTTGCCTGGCATAGCTtgaggtgccttttttttttctttctttgtactttATTTTGTAGGACTTGTTTTAAATGTAGGAAGTAAGTCCAAAAGACTCTCCCACTGACTGTTACCTTTGCCCCAGGCCAGTCCAAACTTTTATGctcacattttattaaataaagcaGGTGCTCCCTGGAATCTCTGGGACCTTTCTGAGGCATTTGAAGCAGAATATAGAGTGGTCTCATCTCCTCCCTTAATCTTCCTGGTGGTTGGGATGTTCCACTTGTATTATAGggtttttttattactgatgtGCTCTGCTGTTTTTAAATGTGAACTTGTGCGCAAATGTGCAGATTCAATGTTCTTGTTacagattaaataaatttttattttgaagatgaaatgtGTACTTGATCAACAAAAGTGGGGTGGTGCTGGAGCAGGTGAAGGGATTGGAAGAGAACACTGATGATAAACATGGAACGATTCTCACTGATCTCCATCATGCACATCCTTAACAGTTAGCTGAactcagtgggggggggggggggggggggggggtgtggatcTTAACTTTCTACCTCCCACAAAGTAAAGACTGGATGGGAAATAGGATCACTAAAGATTATTTCAGACATTGTGCCTCCAATCAAGTGACCAAGCGGGAACTTGGCCTGGTCACCTGAATGTTAGGAGAATGAATAAGCAAAGGAACCAAAAATTCCTCTGCCATGTGTGGTACAGAGCGACTGCTCTGGGACAGCTGCTGTGACCTGCCCCATCAGGGACTAGATTTTCTGGGTGGCTGACCGCTGGACATTAGTGAGATAGAGCTCACAGACTTTGAGCACAAGCCACCTCAGCTCACTGAGTGGTTTCCAGAAATGAGGTGTGACTTTCTAACGAAGTACAAGCTCTTAACCCCCTCCTGCGATTAGAAGCATTGAATGTCAATAGTGGAAGAAGGGAGATGAGGTCAACTGGCAGTTCTCTAAAACAGGCAGTGTGTGGGAGGAGAGATTCTCCACTAATCCCACTCCTCCATAGACCGACCCTTCAGGAGCTATTTGGTGGTGCCAGTCATCATATACAAGGAAGCACTACTGTCTAGGGAGAGCTCAGTTTCCAAATTGCTAACAATGTACTGAAGTTTCCAGAGGAAACACTGCCTTGAACTAAGATGAAGTCTGCCTGCTGCTTTCTGAATTATCCAAATCAAGTAGAAAGGGCACATCACTGGGCTCTGGCTGGAGTGCCAGAATGCATGATAATGGAGGCAAGGTCATTTCACAGATTTTCTAGGGGTTCCCAGAGTCACCAACCTGTCTAGATAAGCTCAGTCTTTCTGGCCAAAGCAAACGAACCAAATCATGTCTAAGTTCCCAGGCCACCTCTCCCAGAAAATGACTTTATGAAAAATGGAATCCATGCTTGTCTTCTACAGATTGTAGTTCAGAGCTCAGCTAATAGTTCAAATGGTTAACCACACAGGAAAGCACCAAACCCAGTGGCTTCTCCTGCTAATTAGTTCTTTATGCCTTGGCTCCACCCACCCAGCTCTCTGTCAATCTTTGGCACTCTGAAGAAAGCCAGAGGGCAGGGCTGACACATGCCTGGTCCAGGTAATTATTGCAACTCCCTGCTCCTGTACCTGGAGAGCACCCTTCCTCTCAGATGATAGAACTGAAGGCAGGATGGATTAAAAGAATCCTGCTTCCTAGTCTCAAACTCTTGTGTCTAGAATGCAGTGCTcctggcacctggatggctcagtcggttaagcatctgactcttgacttccactcaggtcatgatctcacagtttgtgagatggagccccttgtctggctctgCAAGtttggcgtggagcctgcttggggttctctccttctctccgcccctcgcctgcttgctctctctttctttcagaataaataaacttgaaaaaaggggagggggcttTAGAATGGAGTGCTctttaaagaggaggaaaggaaagggaagaaaaggtcaCTTCAAGGTAGAAGGTGACATGTCAAATCCCTTCTCTGCCAACAGGTCGTGCAGAGTTGGAAAGAACCTGACCCAGCTCTCTTTGTTTTACAGCTCAGAGAACTGCAAAAATGGGGTGATTGAGCCAGGGCTAGAGCTCCAGTTTTCTAGTTAGTCCAAGCATCCTTTGTGCCACAGAGTATCTCTCAGGATTAG from Panthera leo isolate Ple1 chromosome E1, P.leo_Ple1_pat1.1, whole genome shotgun sequence carries:
- the SSH2 gene encoding protein phosphatase Slingshot homolog 2 isoform X1, giving the protein MALVTVQRSPTPSTTSSPCASLRAPRCFPLASIRTHSTWKAALAPVETFRRWNYETLEANRSQGALHGDRPMSSHLEDSESAVLLSCECEESDIFSGSNEADSGEEECRSQPRSISESFLTVKGAALFLPRGNGSSTPRISHRRNKHAGDLQQHLQAMFILLRPEDNIRLAVRLESTYQNRTRYMVVVSTNGRQDTEESIVLGMDFSSNDSSTCTMGLVLPLWSDTLIHLDGDGGFSVSTDNRVHIFKPVSVQAMWSALQSLHKACEVARMHNYYPGSLFLTWVSYYESHINSDQSSVNEWNAMQDVQSHRPDSPALFTDIPTERERTERLIKTKLREIMMQKDLENITSKEIRTELEMQMVCNLREFKEFIDNEMIVILGQMDSPTQIFEHVFLGSEWNASNLEDLQNRGVRYILNVTREIDNFFPGVFEYHNIRVYDEEATDLLAYWNDTYKFISKAKKHGSKCLVHCKMGVSRSASTVIAYAMKEYGWNLDRAYDYVKERRTVTKPNPSFMRQLEEYQGILLASKQRHNKLWRSHSDSDLSDHHEPICKPGLELNKKEITTSADQIAEVKTMESHPPIPPVFVEHVVPQDENQKGLCTKERMICLEFTSREFHAGQIEDELNLNDINGCSSGCCLNESKFPLDNCHASKALIQPGQAPEIANKFPDLTVEDLETDALKTDVNVHLLPLEELTSRLKDLPMSPDPESPSPQPTCQAEVSDFSTDRIDFFSALEKFVELSQETRSRSFSHSRMEELGGGRGETCRLSVVEVTPSEVTADDQRSSSLSNTPHASEESSIDEEQSKAISELVSPDIFMQSHSENAISVKEIVTEIESISQGVGQIQLKGDILSNPCHTPKKHTIHELPLERAQALENKPGNLEQNEGSYTAQPELAKDSGKWDLEGCLTTHSFTTELEEEEPAEEEQELWGPGMHPGAKWCPGSVRRATLEFEERLRQEQEHHGAVPGCTSLSIRKNSKNESSVADLAPKGKSDEATLEHSFVPKEPEINKGKGKCSGSEAGLLPHSEQNAIVPALEPLEFQEYPGSDIRTKLEGVLKDPRTVVSCQGSETQSVPLSLPKKIEIIMSPSHTGQGGERATSEKSGEQGLRSVKRENSITVLCTLDENLNRTLGPDQPALHPTLLPLPHSSSPEHDSPTNLTSTLSSPEDWDNSLSVALETGTPFVSHTTHVPSANLDYAHSRAVVHLEGFTEQSSTTDNEPSLEQGGWEEGLDGALSSGSEVPYEGSLLRSEDLSKLGDNIGELQEKLDPLPAACQPPHSSSSDSMKSVSHSLSVVKERTKDIESRAICQAGLTKTAQMRHSASLAKLGYLDLCKDCLSDREPVSSEPSHLKLLQPFIRTDSGMHAMEPQESSENPDAPQNLEPTKYFIEQLKTTECIAQSKPVEKPIVQYAKEFGYGQQCLLPRAEPKLTSSEGGLPLLQPQGLQRAGPAPGLAVAPRQQHGRTHPLRRLKKANDKKRTTNPFYNTM
- the SSH2 gene encoding protein phosphatase Slingshot homolog 2 isoform X4, translating into MALVTVQRSPTPSTTSSPCASSSHLEDSESAVLLSCECEESDIFSGSNEADSGEEECRSQPRSISESFLTVKGAALFLPRGNGSSTPRISHRRNKHAGDLQQHLQAMFILLRPEDNIRLAVRLESTYQNRTRYMVVVSTNGRQDTEESIVLGMDFSSNDSSTCTMGLVLPLWSDTLIHLDGDGGFSVSTDNRVHIFKPVSVQAMWSALQSLHKACEVARMHNYYPGSLFLTWVSYYESHINSDQSSVNEWNAMQDVQSHRPDSPALFTDIPTERERTERLIKTKLREIMMQKDLENITSKEIRTELEMQMVCNLREFKEFIDNEMIVILGQMDSPTQIFEHVFLGSEWNASNLEDLQNRGVRYILNVTREIDNFFPGVFEYHNIRVYDEEATDLLAYWNDTYKFISKAKKHGSKCLVHCKMGVSRSASTVIAYAMKEYGWNLDRAYDYVKERRTVTKPNPSFMRQLEEYQGILLASKQRHNKLWRSHSDSDLSDHHEPICKPGLELNKKEITTSADQIAEVKTMESHPPIPPVFVEHVVPQDENQKGLCTKERMICLEFTSREFHAGQIEDELNLNDINGCSSGCCLNESKFPLDNCHASKALIQPGQAPEIANKFPDLTVEDLETDALKTDVNVHLLPLEELTSRLKDLPMSPDPESPSPQPTCQAEVSDFSTDRIDFFSALEKFVELSQETRSRSFSHSRMEELGGGRGETCRLSVVEVTPSEVTADDQRSSSLSNTPHASEESSIDEEQSKAISELVSPDIFMQSHSENAISVKEIVTEIESISQGVGQIQLKGDILSNPCHTPKKHTIHELPLERAQALENKPGNLEQNEGSYTAQPELAKDSGKWDLEGCLTTHSFTTELEEEEPAEEEQELWGPGMHPGAKWCPGSVRRATLEFEERLRQEQEHHGAVPGCTSLSIRKNSKNESSVADLAPKGKSDEATLEHSFVPKEPEINKGKGKCSGSEAGLLPHSEQNAIVPALEPLEFQEYPGSDIRTKLEGVLKDPRTVVSCQGSETQSVPLSLPKKIEIIMSPSHTGQGGERATSEKSGEQGLRSVKRENSITVLCTLDENLNRTLGPDQPALHPTLLPLPHSSSPEHDSPTNLTSTLSSPEDWDNSLSVALETGTPFVSHTTHVPSANLDYAHSRAVVHLEGFTEQSSTTDNEPSLEQGGWEEGLDGALSSGSEVPYEGSLLRSEDLSKLGDNIGELQEKLDPLPAACQPPHSSSSDSMKSVSHSLSVVKERTKDIESRAICQAGLTKTAQMRHSASLAKLGYLDLCKDCLSDREPVSSEPSHLKLLQPFIRTDSGMHAMEPQESSENPDAPQNLEPTKYFIEQLKTTECIAQSKPVEKPIVQYAKEFGYGQQCLLPRAEPKLTSSEGGLPLLQPQGLQRAGPAPGLAVAPRQQHGRTHPLRRLKKANDKKRTTNPFYNTM